A part of Prevotella melaninogenica genomic DNA contains:
- a CDS encoding MotA/TolQ/ExbB proton channel family protein, whose translation MATTQQKAAPQKKSEGFTGVRGAFWIIVVCAIVAFTLFYTWFGNPMHFQDGAARENPADVWGTIFKGGVVVPVIHTLLLTVLAMSIERWMALKTAFGKGALPKFVANIKSALNANDLAKANQLCDQQKGSVANVVKASLNAYKDMETGANANLKKAQKVAKIQQAHEEATQLEMPTLTMNLPIIATLVTLGTLTGLLGTVTGMIKSFSALAAGGGADSAALSAGISEALINTAFGIATSWCAVVSYGYYSNKVDKLTFALDEVGYSIAQTYEVNHTDEA comes from the coding sequence ATGGCAACTACACAACAAAAAGCAGCCCCACAGAAGAAGTCTGAGGGTTTCACAGGAGTTAGAGGTGCATTCTGGATTATTGTCGTTTGCGCTATCGTTGCGTTCACATTGTTCTACACATGGTTCGGTAACCCAATGCACTTCCAGGATGGAGCAGCACGTGAGAACCCTGCTGACGTTTGGGGTACTATCTTTAAGGGTGGCGTAGTCGTTCCAGTTATCCACACGCTCTTGTTAACAGTGCTCGCTATGTCTATTGAGCGTTGGATGGCTCTAAAGACTGCTTTCGGTAAGGGTGCCCTTCCAAAGTTCGTTGCAAACATCAAGAGTGCTCTTAACGCTAATGACCTTGCTAAGGCTAACCAGCTCTGCGATCAGCAGAAAGGTTCTGTAGCAAATGTTGTTAAGGCTTCTTTGAATGCTTACAAGGATATGGAGACTGGTGCTAATGCAAACTTGAAGAAGGCTCAGAAGGTAGCTAAGATTCAGCAGGCTCATGAGGAGGCTACTCAGCTTGAGATGCCAACTCTGACAATGAACCTCCCTATCATTGCTACTCTCGTAACACTTGGTACTCTTACTGGTCTTCTCGGTACTGTAACTGGTATGATCAAGTCGTTCTCTGCTCTTGCTGCAGGTGGTGGCGCTGACTCAGCTGCACTTTCTGCTGGTATTTCTGAGGCGTTGATCAACACCGCATTCGGTATCGCAACATCTTGGTGTGCGGTAGTTTCTTATGGTTACTACTCAAACAAGGTTGACAAGTTGACTTTCGCCCTCGATGAGGTTGGTTATTCTATCGCTCAGACATACGAAGTAAACCACACAGACGAGGCTTAA